The segment AAAATTGCCGTGAAAAAATCCATGCTTAAAAGTGAAATTCAGGCGGTTATTAAAAAAGAGATGAAAAAGATCGCAAAAGCCACAGCCGCAAAAAAGGCGGCTGTAAAAACTAAAAAAACACCTTTGAAAAAAACCGCTGTAAAAGCTGGAAGAACCCCGGCGAAAGCAAAAAGAAAAGAAGAAAAACCCAAAACGTCACCCAAGGCAAAATCCAAAAAACCCGCGCTCACAACCAAACCGAAGGGAACGACCAAAAAAATAACCGCAACCGCCAAACCTAAGTCCAGCGCAGGGAAAACAAAATCGACCCCCCCCCCTTCGAAAGCGCTCGCATCCCGAAAAAAAGAAAAGACAGCGACAAAGACAGCGACAAAGAAAAGGGTCCGGAAAAAAACAGCCTCCCCACCGTCGTCACCGTCTTCTGCAAGCATTAAGGAACTGCGCCCGAAATTTGAACTGGAAGACAGCGCTCAGGAGGCGAAATTCATCATCGGCAAACCAGACATTCGCGACGAATCGCATGCAGAACAATTCCAGGAACTGCCCGCGAATTACGGCGACAACAAACTTGTCCTCCTGGTCCGCGATCCCTACTGGTGTTTTCTTTACTGGGAATTGCAATCCGAAAAAATTGCAGAAGGACTGCAAAGGCTCCACCGGAACCAGAGCGAAGTCCGCCATATTTTGCGTATCCATTCCCCCTCAGCAGGTGGAACATACTTTGATGTGGACGTTGACTTTCGGGCTGAAAGTCACTACATCCAACTGTCTCCCCCCGGCGCTTCGTTTTTCGCTGAAATCGGCCTTTTGGACCCGGAGGGCCACTTCGCCGCTCTGGCCATATCCAACACCATCACGCTTCCCCTGGACGGCCCTTCAGACGTCATCGATGAAAAGTGGATGACCACCAGTGAAAACTTTGAAGAAATCTATGCCCTGTCCGGCGGCAGGTTGGCAGAGAGTTTGAATTTTGGAAGCTCTGAAGAGTTGCAAAAAATCAGAAGCGAGCAACGAAGGCTGACTATGGATTTTTCTTCATCTTCCGTCAGCAGTTTCAGTTCCGGACAAACCCCAAACCCCCATATAAAGACGTTCAGTTACCGGATCGATGCCGAACAGGCTCTTCCTGACGAAACGAATTCAAAAGAGGAAAAACAATGACAACTCCTAAAGGATACCTCGCTCTGGTTTTACACGCTCACCTGCCCTTTGTCCGGCATCCGGAATATGAAGAGTTTCTGGAAGAAGACTGGCTTTATGAAGCCATCACCGAAACTTACATTCCCCTGCTGAATATCTTTGAAGGCTTGGTGGAAGACGAAGTTCCCTTCAAACTCACCCTCACTCTGACTCCCACCCTATTGAGCATGCTGAGTGACCCTTTACTGCAAGACCGGTACCGCCGGCATCTGGACCGGTTGATAGAATTGTCCTGTAAAGAAATCGATCGCACCCGGAACCAGCCGGAGTTTCACGATCTGGCCCTGCACTACCACTGGCAGCTCAGCCGGGTCCGGGAAACGTTCGTCAACCATTATCAGAACAACCTCATCCAGGGTTTTCGTAAATTCCAGGATCTGGGGCACCTGGAACTGATCACCTGTGGAGCCACACACGGGTTTCTTCCGCTGATGGCGGTGAATGACAACGCCGTGCGGGCGCAGATTCAAACCGCCGCCCAGACCCACGAAAGGTTTCTTGGCAGAAAACCGCGCGGCATCTGGCTTCCCGAATGCGGTTACCAGCCGGGAATCGAAAAATACCTGCAGGAAGCGGGAATCCGTTTCTTTTTTACCGACACGCATGGAGTCCTGCACGCAACTCCCAGGCCCAAATACGGCGTCTTCGCCCCCATCTATTGCCCCAACGGCGTGGCGGTGTTTGGCCGCGATACAGAGTCCTCCAAGCAGGTGTGGAGTGCCAACGAAGGGTATCCGGGAGATGGAAATTACCGGGAATACTACCGGGACATCGGGTTCGACCTGGATTACGATTACATCCGGCCTTACATCGCCTCGACCGGAGAGCGCAAAATGACCGGCTTCAAATATCACCGCATCACCGGCAAGGGCGATCACAAGGAGCCCTACAACCCGGAAAATGCCGTTGCCAGGGCCGCAGAGCATGCCGGAAATTTCATGTTCAACCGGGAACAACAGGTGGAGCATCTCGGCCGTTTGATGGACCGGCCACCCTTGATCGTCGCTCCCTACGATGCAGAACTGTATGGCCACTGGTGGTTTGAGGGTCCCGAATGGCTGAACTTTCTGATCCGCAAAATTGCTTTCGATCAGGACACCATTGAATTGACCAACCCAAGCAGTTATTTACAAAAGTTTCCGACCCATCAAATGGCAACCCCCTCGACATCGAGCTGGGGTTACAAGGGATATAACGAGTACTGGCTGGGTAAAGACAACGACTGGATCTACCGCCATCTGCATAAAGCCGCCGAACGCATGGAGGAGATGGCCAGAAATCATCAACACGCGACCGGCCTCGCAGAACGAGCGCTCAATCAGGCCGCCAGGGAACTTCTTCTCGCCCAGGGAAGCGACTGGGCCTTCATCATGACGTCGGGGACCATGGTCGAATACGCCGTGAAGCGCACCCGGGATCACATCAATCGTTTCACACGAATTTTTCATGACCTGCAAAACCAAAATCTGGATGAGGACTGGCTGGCCGGCATTGAGCACAAAGACAATCTTTTTCCCGCAATCGATTTCAGGGTGTACGCCGGGCAGGGCTCCATCTAAAACCATACAATCTGGATGGAGGCGGGGCTTTCCTCCCGGCTTTTCGCCGGTGATGCCCTTTCAGATCCACCTGCCGCGGTTTCCCCGGTAAATTTGAGCTTGTCAGCAATATAAGCTATAATTCCCGGTTACACTCTGGATCATTTTTAGCCCAACTGTTTGAATATGAAATACTTAATTGTCATCGCCAGCGGTCTGACTGACCACCCGATCGCGGAAAGGGATAACCGCACGCCGCTTGAGATCGCGGACACCCCGAATCTCGATCGGTTGGCGCAAACGAGCCGGTCGGGAAGCGTGCAAACCATTCCGGAAAATTTCGAGGCGGGAAACGACGTCTCCCTTCTTTCCCTTTTAGGCTATGCCCCGGAAGCGCACCATTCCGGAACGGCGCCGTTTGACGCCCTGGCCCT is part of the Nitrospinaceae bacterium genome and harbors:
- a CDS encoding glycoside hydrolase, which gives rise to MTTPKGYLALVLHAHLPFVRHPEYEEFLEEDWLYEAITETYIPLLNIFEGLVEDEVPFKLTLTLTPTLLSMLSDPLLQDRYRRHLDRLIELSCKEIDRTRNQPEFHDLALHYHWQLSRVRETFVNHYQNNLIQGFRKFQDLGHLELITCGATHGFLPLMAVNDNAVRAQIQTAAQTHERFLGRKPRGIWLPECGYQPGIEKYLQEAGIRFFFTDTHGVLHATPRPKYGVFAPIYCPNGVAVFGRDTESSKQVWSANEGYPGDGNYREYYRDIGFDLDYDYIRPYIASTGERKMTGFKYHRITGKGDHKEPYNPENAVARAAEHAGNFMFNREQQVEHLGRLMDRPPLIVAPYDAELYGHWWFEGPEWLNFLIRKIAFDQDTIELTNPSSYLQKFPTHQMATPSTSSWGYKGYNEYWLGKDNDWIYRHLHKAAERMEEMARNHQHATGLAERALNQAARELLLAQGSDWAFIMTSGTMVEYAVKRTRDHINRFTRIFHDLQNQNLDEDWLAGIEHKDNLFPAIDFRVYAGQGSI